A window of Macrotis lagotis isolate mMagLag1 chromosome X, bilby.v1.9.chrom.fasta, whole genome shotgun sequence contains these coding sequences:
- the LOC141496960 gene encoding small ribosomal subunit protein eS4-like: protein MLDKLTGIFAPRPSTGPHKLRECLPLIIFLRNRLKYALTGDEVKKICMQRFIKIDDKVCTDSTYPAGFMDVISIEKTGEHFRLVYDTKGRFAVHRITAEEAKHKLCKVRKIFVGTKGIPHLVTHDARTISYPDPLIKVNDTVQIDSEAGKITDFIKFDTGNLCMVTGGANLGRIGVITNREKHPGSFDVVHVKDANGNSFATKLLNIFVIGKSNKPWISLPRGKGIRLTIAEERDKRLAAKQSSG, encoded by the coding sequence ATGCTGGATAAGTTAACAGGAATATTTGCTCCAAGACCATCTACAGGTCCCCACAAGTTGAGAGAATGTCTCCCCCTCATCATCTTCCTGAGAAACAGGCTCAAGTATGCCCTTACTGGAGATGAAGTAAAGAAGATCTGCATGCAGCGATTCATCAAGATTGATGACAAAGTTTGCACTGATAGCACATATCCTGCTGGTTTTATGGATGTCATTAGCATTGAGAAGACAGGGGAACATTTCCGTTTGGTATATGACACAAAGGGACGCTTTGCTGTTCATCGTATCACAGCTGAGGAGGCTAAACATAAGTTATGCAAAGTGAGAAAAATCTTTGTGGGTACAAAGGGTATTCCCCATCTGGTGACCCATGATGCCCGTACTATCAGTTATCCAGATCCCCTCATCAAAGTGAATGATACAGTTCAGATTGATTCAGAAGCTGGCAAAATAACTGATTTCATCAAGTTTGATACTGGAAACCTATGTATGGTGACCGGTGGAGCCAACTTGGGTCGAATTGGTGTGATTACAAATAGGGAGAAACATCCTGGCTCTTTTGATGTTGTTCATGTAAAAGATGCCAATGGCAATAGTTTTGCCACTaagcttttaaacatttttgttattgGCAAAAGTAATAAGCCTTGGATCTCTCTTCCCAGAGGAAAGGGTATCCGTCTTACAATTGCTgaggagagagataagagatTGGCAGCTAAACAGAGCAGTGGCTAA